The following proteins are co-located in the Microcystis wesenbergii NRERC-220 genome:
- a CDS encoding DASH family cryptochrome: MRVLIWYRNDLRLHDHEAIYQAVQEQLEIIPFYCFDERQFALTSYGFPKTGKFRTKFLLESVANLRQSLESLGGNLIIRRGKPEDIIPQLVQELQIAKVYYHQEVTAEELAVEKAVNKALSGVPVQIKTFWTATLYHPDDLPFTLNQLPELFTNFRKQVERHWEIRTTYPTPKKLTKLPKIELGNLPSLNDLGLTEPILDRGGVLSFQGGEMVGKSRVKEYIWDSDSLKTYKETRNEMLGTNYSSKFSAWLSFGCLSPRYIYEEVKKYEQKRVKNDSTYWLIFELLWRDFFRFICSKHGNKIFYKSGLQELNLPWLEDWERFNLWCEGKTGYPLVDANMRELAATGFMSNRGRQNVASFLTKNLGIDWRLGAEWFESLLIDYDVCSNWGNWNYTAGVGNDARGFRYFNIPKQSKDYDPKGDYLRHWLPELARIKGDKIHEPYKLSLEEQKRYGLILGVNYPRPIVDFFQSIKHNEKIYLQHFSNQ, from the coding sequence ATGCGGGTTTTAATTTGGTATCGCAATGATCTGCGGCTTCACGATCACGAGGCAATTTATCAAGCTGTTCAAGAACAATTAGAGATAATTCCCTTCTATTGTTTTGATGAGCGTCAATTTGCTCTTACTTCCTACGGGTTTCCAAAAACTGGCAAGTTCCGGACTAAATTTTTATTAGAAAGCGTAGCAAATTTACGACAATCTCTGGAAAGTTTAGGCGGTAATTTAATTATCCGACGGGGAAAACCAGAAGACATTATCCCGCAATTAGTTCAAGAATTGCAGATAGCCAAGGTTTATTATCATCAAGAGGTAACAGCAGAGGAATTAGCGGTAGAAAAAGCGGTAAATAAGGCTTTATCCGGGGTTCCTGTGCAGATAAAAACTTTTTGGACGGCCACTTTATATCATCCTGATGACTTACCTTTTACCCTTAATCAACTGCCGGAATTATTTACTAATTTTCGTAAACAAGTAGAACGTCATTGGGAAATAAGAACAACTTATCCCACCCCGAAAAAGTTGACAAAATTGCCTAAAATAGAGTTGGGAAATCTTCCTAGTTTAAACGATTTAGGCTTAACAGAACCAATTCTAGACCGGGGAGGTGTTCTGTCGTTTCAAGGCGGTGAAATGGTAGGAAAATCACGGGTTAAAGAATATATTTGGGATAGTGATTCCTTAAAAACCTATAAGGAAACCCGCAATGAAATGTTAGGGACTAATTATTCCTCAAAATTCTCAGCTTGGTTAAGTTTTGGCTGTCTTTCCCCCCGTTATATCTATGAGGAAGTAAAAAAATATGAGCAAAAAAGAGTAAAAAATGACTCTACCTATTGGCTGATTTTTGAATTATTATGGCGAGATTTTTTCCGATTTATTTGCAGTAAACACGGTAATAAAATTTTCTATAAATCTGGTTTGCAAGAACTTAATTTACCTTGGCTAGAAGATTGGGAAAGATTTAATCTTTGGTGTGAGGGAAAAACCGGTTATCCCCTTGTAGATGCTAATATGAGAGAATTAGCCGCTACAGGATTTATGTCGAATCGTGGCCGGCAAAATGTCGCTAGTTTTCTGACCAAAAATCTCGGTATTGATTGGCGCCTGGGAGCAGAATGGTTCGAGTCATTATTAATTGATTATGATGTCTGTAGTAATTGGGGTAATTGGAATTACACTGCTGGTGTCGGCAATGACGCGCGAGGGTTTCGTTATTTTAATATCCCTAAACAGTCGAAAGATTATGATCCCAAAGGTGACTATTTACGTCACTGGTTGCCCGAATTAGCCCGAATAAAAGGCGATAAAATTCACGAACCTTATAAATTATCTCTGGAGGAACAAAAGCGTTATGGGTTGATTTTAGGGGTTAATTATCCCCGTCCCATTGTCGATTTTTTTCAATCGATTAAACACAATGAAAAAATTTATCTTCAGCATTTCAGTAATCAGTAA
- the nadA gene encoding quinolinate synthase NadA has translation MFTTVQPANRSSLPDDLFTAIKELKRELNAVILAHYYQNSDIQDIADYIGDSLGLSQQAAQTPADVIVFAGVHFMGETAKILNPDKLVLLPDLDAGCSLADSCHPKDFARFKAQYPDHIVISYINCSAEIKAMSDIICTSSNAVKIVNQIPAHQPIIFAPDRNLGRYVSQQTGRDLVLWQGSCIVHETFSERKIIELKVAHPEAKIIAHPECEASVLRHADYIGSTTALLNYSLKSSEKTFIVATEPGIIHQMQKSAPEKVFIPAPALNNCACNECPYMRLNTLEKLYLCMRDKTPEITISEDLRVKALLPIQRMLEMS, from the coding sequence GTGTTCACAACTGTTCAACCCGCAAATCGATCGAGCTTACCTGATGACCTATTTACAGCAATTAAAGAGCTTAAACGGGAATTAAACGCTGTTATTCTGGCTCACTACTATCAAAATTCTGACATACAGGATATAGCTGATTATATTGGTGATTCTCTAGGTTTATCCCAGCAGGCTGCCCAAACCCCGGCAGACGTGATCGTATTTGCGGGGGTTCACTTCATGGGAGAGACAGCTAAAATCTTAAATCCGGATAAGTTAGTATTGCTGCCGGATTTAGATGCGGGATGTTCTTTAGCTGATAGTTGTCATCCTAAAGATTTTGCTCGTTTTAAAGCCCAATATCCCGATCATATCGTGATTTCCTATATCAATTGCAGTGCAGAAATTAAAGCCATGAGTGATATTATCTGCACAAGTTCCAATGCAGTCAAAATAGTTAACCAAATCCCTGCCCATCAACCGATTATCTTCGCTCCTGATCGCAATTTAGGCCGTTACGTCAGTCAGCAAACTGGTAGAGATTTAGTTCTTTGGCAGGGTAGTTGTATTGTCCATGAAACTTTTTCCGAACGCAAGATAATAGAATTAAAAGTCGCCCATCCAGAAGCAAAAATTATCGCCCATCCTGAGTGTGAAGCATCGGTTTTACGCCATGCCGATTATATTGGTTCCACGACGGCACTATTAAATTATTCCCTGAAAAGTTCCGAAAAAACCTTTATTGTCGCCACAGAACCGGGGATTATTCACCAGATGCAAAAATCCGCCCCAGAGAAAGTATTTATACCCGCACCAGCTTTAAATAACTGTGCTTGTAATGAGTGTCCCTACATGAGACTGAACACTCTCGAAAAATTGTATCTCTGTATGCGAGATAAAACTCCAGAAATTACTATTTCTGAAGATTTAAGAGTTAAGGCACTGTTGCCGATTCAAAGAATGTTAGAAATGTCTTAA
- the tatC gene encoding twin-arginine translocase subunit TatC: MSSTEVKTPPPDSPEFLDELPGEVEMSLFDHLEELRRRIFYSLIAVAVGAVGCFIFVKPLVQVLEVPAQGVKFLQLAPGEFFFVSLKVAGYSGILVASPVILLQIILFVLPGLTRRERRLIVPVVLGSSVLFFAGLFFAYIALIPAALNFFVSYGAEVVEQAWSIERYFEFVLLLLFSTGIAFQIPVIQLILSFLGIISSQTMLSGWRFVVLGAVILGAILTPSTDPLTQSLLAGAVLGLYFGGIGVVKLTGR, from the coding sequence ATGTCATCGACAGAAGTAAAAACCCCACCCCCAGACAGTCCTGAATTCCTCGATGAGTTACCCGGAGAAGTGGAAATGTCCTTATTTGACCACTTGGAGGAGTTGCGGCGCCGGATTTTTTATAGTTTAATTGCCGTGGCTGTAGGTGCGGTGGGATGTTTTATCTTCGTTAAACCCCTAGTGCAAGTGCTGGAAGTTCCCGCCCAAGGAGTAAAATTTTTGCAGTTAGCTCCGGGAGAATTTTTTTTCGTCTCCCTAAAAGTAGCTGGATATAGCGGCATACTGGTGGCTAGTCCCGTCATTCTCTTGCAAATTATCCTCTTTGTGCTGCCGGGGTTAACCCGTCGCGAACGGCGTTTAATTGTCCCGGTAGTGTTAGGATCGAGTGTTTTATTTTTTGCTGGTTTATTTTTTGCCTATATTGCCCTGATTCCCGCCGCTTTAAACTTTTTTGTCAGTTATGGGGCGGAAGTGGTCGAACAAGCTTGGTCGATCGAGCGCTATTTTGAATTTGTCTTACTTTTACTTTTTAGTACCGGCATCGCCTTTCAAATTCCCGTTATTCAATTGATTTTGAGCTTTTTAGGCATTATTTCCTCGCAAACAATGTTATCGGGGTGGCGTTTCGTGGTTTTAGGGGCAGTGATTTTAGGCGCGATTTTAACCCCTTCCACAGATCCTCTCACCCAATCCCTGTTAGCAGGGGCGGTCTTGGGTCTATACTTTGGGGGCATTGGGGTGGTGAAATTAACGGGACGTTAG